In Allomuricauda ruestringensis DSM 13258, the following proteins share a genomic window:
- a CDS encoding CAL67264 family membrane protein, whose protein sequence is MGMNKNTVLAYATWIMILVGLGMIALGAFKYDEVAGWGFAAVGIGFFAVAWVFNALKGRV, encoded by the coding sequence ATGGGAATGAATAAGAACACGGTGCTGGCCTATGCCACATGGATTATGATTTTGGTAGGTTTGGGAATGATAGCACTTGGAGCTTTTAAATATGATGAAGTAGCAGGATGGGGCTTCGCTGCTGTTGGAATTGGATTTTTTGCCGTAGCTTGGGTTTTTAATGCCCTAAAAGGTAGAGTATAG
- the ettA gene encoding energy-dependent translational throttle protein EttA translates to MSDDKKVIFSMSGVTKTFKTANTPVLKNIYLSFFYGAKIGILGLNGSGKSTLLKIIAGVDKNYQGDVVFSPGYSVGYLEQEPQLDEDKTVLEVVKEGVAETVAILDEYNKINDMFGLPEVYEDADKMQKLMDKQAALQDRIDASNAWELDTKLEIAMDALRTPESDKKISVLSGGERRRVALCRLLLKEPDVLLLDEPTNHLDAESVHWLEHHLAQYKGTVIAVTHDRYFLDNVAGWILELDRGEGIPWKGNYSSWLDQKAKRLEQESKQASKRQKTLERELDWVRQGAKGRQAKQKARLKNYDKLLSQDQKQMEEKLEIYIPNGPRLGTNVIEAKDVSKAFGDKLLYENLNFNLPQAGIVGIIGPNGAGKTTIFKMIMGEETPDKGEFVVGETAKLAYVDQSHSNIDSEKSIWENFSDSQELMMMGGKQVNSRAYLSRFNFSGSEQNKKVNMLSGGERNRLHLAMTLKEEGNVLLLDEPTNDLDVNTLRALEEGLENFAGCAVIISHDRWFLDRVCTHILAFEGDSQVYFFEGSFSDYEENKKKRLGTDIMPKRIKYKKLIR, encoded by the coding sequence ATGTCAGACGATAAAAAAGTCATTTTTTCAATGTCTGGGGTTACCAAGACCTTTAAAACGGCCAATACTCCAGTACTTAAAAATATTTACCTAAGCTTTTTCTATGGGGCCAAAATCGGGATTTTGGGTCTCAACGGTTCGGGTAAGTCCACCTTGTTGAAAATAATCGCAGGGGTCGATAAGAATTATCAGGGCGATGTGGTTTTCTCTCCAGGTTATTCTGTTGGCTATTTAGAACAGGAACCACAGTTGGATGAGGACAAAACTGTTCTTGAAGTGGTAAAAGAAGGCGTAGCCGAGACCGTTGCCATTTTGGACGAGTACAATAAAATCAACGATATGTTTGGTCTGCCCGAAGTATATGAGGATGCGGACAAGATGCAAAAGTTGATGGATAAGCAAGCAGCACTCCAAGATAGGATAGATGCTTCCAATGCTTGGGAATTGGATACAAAACTGGAGATTGCGATGGATGCCCTTCGTACTCCCGAATCCGATAAAAAAATAAGTGTGCTTTCTGGTGGTGAGCGTAGACGAGTGGCGCTGTGCCGTTTGTTGTTGAAAGAACCGGATGTGCTATTGTTGGATGAGCCTACCAACCACTTGGATGCAGAATCCGTACATTGGTTGGAGCACCATTTGGCACAATACAAAGGAACTGTAATTGCCGTAACGCACGATCGTTATTTCTTGGATAATGTGGCTGGTTGGATTTTGGAACTGGACCGTGGAGAAGGAATTCCTTGGAAAGGAAACTACTCGAGCTGGTTGGATCAAAAAGCGAAGCGATTGGAGCAGGAGAGCAAACAAGCGTCCAAGCGCCAAAAAACCTTGGAGCGGGAGCTGGATTGGGTACGCCAAGGCGCCAAAGGTAGACAGGCCAAGCAAAAGGCCCGTTTAAAAAACTACGACAAGCTTCTTAGCCAAGATCAGAAACAAATGGAGGAGAAGTTGGAGATCTATATCCCCAACGGACCACGTTTGGGAACCAATGTAATCGAGGCCAAGGATGTAAGCAAAGCTTTTGGTGACAAATTGTTGTACGAGAACTTGAACTTTAACTTACCACAGGCCGGAATTGTTGGTATTATCGGCCCCAATGGTGCTGGTAAAACCACCATTTTTAAAATGATTATGGGGGAAGAAACTCCTGATAAAGGTGAATTTGTTGTTGGTGAAACAGCAAAATTGGCATACGTAGACCAATCACATTCCAATATAGATTCTGAAAAATCTATTTGGGAGAACTTTAGTGACAGCCAAGAATTGATGATGATGGGAGGGAAGCAAGTAAATTCACGTGCCTATCTGAGTCGATTTAATTTTTCGGGAAGTGAACAGAACAAAAAAGTGAACATGCTTTCGGGTGGAGAACGTAACCGCCTCCATTTGGCCATGACCTTAAAAGAGGAGGGCAACGTTTTGCTTTTGGATGAGCCTACCAATGATTTGGATGTAAACACGCTTCGGGCCTTGGAAGAGGGTCTAGAAAATTTTGCTGGTTGTGCCGTGATTATTTCCCACGACAGATGGTTCTTGGATAGGGTTTGTACCCACATCCTTGCTTTTGAAGGCGATTCGCAAGTATATTTCTTTGAAGGCTCTTTCTCTGATTACGAGGAGAACAAAAAGAAACGCTTGGGAACGGATATCATGCCCAAGCGTATCAAGTATAAAAAGTTGATTCGATAG
- a CDS encoding MBL fold metallo-hydrolase: MKKNIILTVSASVLLLVSCKQKAEKQEETAEAEETTMKVEAPAAAEITPIEHATAVIEWNGITIYVDPVGGKAAFEGQKSPDIIFITDIHGDHFNPETLNELDLESVQIIAPDAVKQQMEENLSSKTTTIKNGETKEIAGFSVKAIPMYNLREEAKDFHVKGRGNGYVFTFGDERIYFSGDTEDIPEMRSLENIDKAFVCMNLPYTMTVESAADAVLEFKPAEVYPYHFRGRPDVSDVEKFKTIVNEGDSSINVVQLDWYPNDDF; this comes from the coding sequence ATGAAAAAAAATATCATTCTAACAGTTAGTGCTTCTGTCTTGTTGCTTGTTTCGTGCAAGCAAAAAGCAGAAAAACAAGAGGAAACTGCCGAAGCAGAAGAAACTACTATGAAAGTTGAAGCTCCAGCAGCAGCCGAAATTACCCCTATTGAACATGCAACAGCTGTAATTGAGTGGAACGGAATTACCATTTATGTAGATCCTGTTGGCGGCAAAGCAGCTTTTGAAGGACAAAAATCACCAGACATAATTTTTATTACCGATATACATGGCGATCACTTTAATCCAGAAACCTTAAATGAATTAGATCTTGAAAGTGTCCAGATTATTGCCCCCGACGCGGTAAAACAACAAATGGAGGAAAACCTATCTTCCAAGACTACCACAATAAAAAATGGTGAAACAAAAGAAATAGCTGGTTTCTCCGTAAAAGCTATTCCTATGTACAATCTTCGTGAGGAAGCCAAAGACTTTCATGTTAAAGGAAGGGGCAATGGTTATGTATTTACTTTTGGTGATGAGCGCATTTATTTTTCCGGTGACACAGAGGACATTCCTGAAATGCGTTCCTTGGAAAATATTGATAAAGCTTTTGTTTGCATGAACCTACCTTATACCATGACGGTAGAAAGCGCTGCCGATGCCGTATTGGAATTTAAGCCGGCTGAAGTTTATCCATATCATTTTAGAGGAAGACCTGATGTAAGCGATGTTGAAAAATTCAAAACGATTGTGAACGAAGGTGATTCCAGCATTAATGTTGTACAATTGGACTGGTATCCCAACGATGATTTTTAG